A portion of the Cryptomeria japonica chromosome 5, Sugi_1.0, whole genome shotgun sequence genome contains these proteins:
- the LOC131075152 gene encoding L-type lectin-domain containing receptor kinase IX.1 encodes MAIQSAWTLFLFFSLIVTLFCYMACAGNISFAFPPPTDIKLGFDAYFHWDELQLTTADAMDDFAWSAGWAIYNKPVPLWDKSSGALASFTAHFQFAMENLSNISTFTVSKASDSSKGAGSCAGEGLTFFIAPLHYEPPKDASGKWLGLFNQTRDGNSSNCIVAVEFDTFMEEYDPDGNHVGIDVNSVISVANVSLSSEARFENNTLCNGEAWDAWVDYDGLKMELKVFLLYNYSDDVSKPRSPILTYPIDLRDYVPEKVRVGLSASTGISAETHTVYAWKFSSAFLGEISPALPPSNVSSYPISSPLKPPTMIPYEDPQKSSKKPSVKIILISSSVCFLVICFFLYIGKILYFNHRETRRDYEGEERNIELDEQFAQGPRKFSYAQLSAATRNFSQDELLGGGFGSVYRGTLPVTNEAVAVKRISQESKQGKKEYITEVTIISKLRHRNLVRLLGWCHEQGELLLVYEFLQNGSLDKYLFDENKVCLNWDARYNIACCLASALIYLHEEWDQCVVHRDVKASNVLLDSNFNAKLGDFGLARLVESGLAASRTTVIAGTRGYLAPEYIETGKASPESDVYSFGAVALEIACGRKPIDYSLHEHSCRLVAWVWGLHGQGKLLDAADQKLKGNFNSEEMEVVMLMGLLCSHPDPKARPTMREVLKILKFDAELPYVPLNLPVAVYSDGLTSHAESSSSEMLSTSISLSSRSPASGRTKGKNSTRLGADLKPHYSVQTS; translated from the coding sequence ATGGCAATTCAATCTGCTTGGacgctcttccttttcttctcctTGATCGTCACTCTTTTTTGTTATATGGCATGCGCAGGCAACATTAGCTTTGCTTTCCCTCCCCCAACAGACATCAAGTTAGGTTTTGATGCTTACTTTCATTGGGATGAATTACAACTTACCACAGCTGATGCCATGGATGATTTTGCATGGAGCGCAGGCTGGGCTATTTACAACAAACCAGTTCCTCTATGGGACAAGTCATCTGGGGCCCTCGCAAGTTTTACAGCTCACTTTCAGTTTGCTATGGAGAACCTCAGCAATATTTCAACTTTCACTGTCAGTAAAGCCAGCGACAGCTCAAAAGGAGCGGGGTCATGCGCCGGGGAGGGTCTCACTTTCTTCATTGCCCCTCTGCACTATGAACCGCCAAAGGATGCTAGTGGCAAATGGCTGGGCCTCTTTAACCAAACTAGAGATGGAAACTCATCGAATTGCATAGTGGCCGTCGAGTTCGACACATTCATGGAAGAATATGACCCTGATGGTAACCATGTGGGAATAGACGTCAATTCAGTCATTTCCGTGGCCAACGTTTCACTCAGCTCTGAAGCTCGTTTCGAGAACAATACTCTCTGCAATGGAGAAGCTTGGGACGCCTGGGTGGATTACGATGGGCTCAAAATGGAGCTAAAGGTATTTCTTCTATATAACTATAGTGATGATGTTTCTAAACCCAGAAGCCCAATATTGACATATCCCATAGATCTGCGTGACTATGTACCAGAAAAGGTCAGGGTTGGTCTCTCCGCATCCACTGGAATTTCAGCCGAAACCCATACAGTCTATGCTTGGAAATTTTCTTCTGCATTCTTGGGTGAAATCTCTCCTGCTCTCCCTCCCAGTAACGTTTCCTCATATCCAATTTCCTCCCCACTAAAACCTCCAACCATGATTCCTTATGAAGACCCCCAAAAAAGTAGCAAGAAGCCTTCTGTAAAAATTATCTTGATATCCTCCTCCGTCTGTTTCCTGGTTATCTGCTTTTTCTTGTATATTGGCAAAATTTTGTATTTCAATCACAGAGAAACGAGGCGGGATTACGAGGGTGAAGAGAGAAACATAGAGCTGGACGAACAGTTTGCTCAAGGCCCCCGTAAGTTCTCTTATGCTCAACTCAGCGCCGCTACCCGTAACTTCAGCCAAGATGAATTGCTGGGAGGAGGCTTCGGATCTGTCTACAGAGGCACCTTGCCTGTAACAAATGAGGCCGTGGCCGTAAAGAGAATATCCCAAGAATCGAAGCAGGGGAAAAAGGAGTACATTACAGAGGTTACCATAATTAGTAAGCTGAGACACCGTAACCTTGTGCGGCTCCTGGGATGGTGCCATGAACAAGGCGAGTTGCTTCTTGTCTACGAGTTCCTGCAAAATGGAAGTCTAGATAAATATCTGTTCGATGAAAATAAGGTTTGCTTGAATTGGGATGCGAGGTACAACATTGCTTGTTGCCTAGCCTCTGCTCTTATCTATCTTCATGAGGAGTGGGATCAATGTGTTGTACACAGAGATGTGAAGGCCAGCAATGTGTTGCTggattcaaatttcaatgcaaagcTGGGGGATTTTGGTTTGGCAAGACTGGTAGAATCTGGTCTCGCGGCTTCCCGTACAACCGTTATTGCAGGAACACGTGGATATTTGGCACCGGAGTATATAGAAACTGGGAAGGCGAGTCCAGAATCAGACGTGTATAGCTTTGGAGCTGTGGCTTTGGAAATTGCCTGCGGAAGGAAACCCATTGACTACAGTTTGCATGAGCACAGCTGCAGACTGGTAGCCTGGGTTTGGGGTTTGCATGGGCAAGGGAAGCTTTTGGATGCGGCAGATCAAAAGCTTAAAGGGAATTTCAATAGTGAGGAAATGGAGGTGGTGATGCTGATGGGATTGTTGTGTTCTCATCCGGACCCAAAAGCGAGACCCACGATGAGAGAGGTGTTGAAGATCTTGAAATTTGATGCTGAATTGCCGTACGTTCCCCTGAATTTGCCTGTAGCTGTGTATAGCGACGGTCTTACTTCTCATGCGGAGTCATCGTCGTCTGAGATGCTTTCGACATCGATCTCTCTCTCCTCTCGTTCTCCTGCATCTGGAAGAACCAAAGGTAAAAATTCCACTCGTCTCGGAGCTGATCTAAAACCCCATTACTCTGTTCAAACTTCATAG